A single genomic interval of Pyrobaculum arsenaticum DSM 13514 harbors:
- a CDS encoding bifunctional ADP-dependent NAD(P)H-hydrate dehydratase/NAD(P)H-hydrate epimerase, with amino-acid sequence MDVITSLEMYVADRNAEWLGVPRLVLMENAGAAVARNILKKYPHASRVLAICGTGDNGGDGYVAVRHLHAAGKEVRVIALGEPREELAARNYHAVRRLWGVEVAVVQSPLELLALQDWLMWADVIIDAVLGTGIRGALREPHATAIELMNIAPAPKVAVDIPSGLDPDTGEVRDKAVKAALTVTFHKAKKGLLAPSAARYVGELVVEPIGIPPEAEVIVGPGDFAYLNFSRRADSKKGDHGRVLVVGGSLEYSGAPVFVAKAALRAGVDLAVIAAPEPAAYAAKAMGPDVIAVPLEGPRLSLRHVEKIASLAERFDVVAIGPGLGTEGETPDAVREIFKRLAGRKPLVVDADALKALRGEKAAGVTIYTPHAGEFKALTGIEPPEALRERAEVVKQQAASIGAVILLKGRYDVISDGVKVKINATGTPAMTVGGTGDVLTGLVAAFLTKTTNPLEAAAVAAFVNGLAGEEAAAQLCFHITASDLLDKIPGVIRKFAREEVTHASSRA; translated from the coding sequence ATGGACGTAATAACATCACTTGAGATGTACGTCGCTGATAGAAACGCCGAGTGGCTCGGCGTGCCCCGGCTGGTTCTCATGGAAAACGCGGGGGCCGCTGTGGCGCGTAATATTTTGAAGAAGTATCCCCACGCTTCTAGGGTGTTGGCTATATGCGGGACGGGAGATAACGGGGGGGACGGCTACGTGGCTGTGAGGCACCTCCACGCCGCTGGGAAGGAGGTGCGGGTGATCGCGCTGGGCGAGCCAAGGGAGGAGCTAGCGGCGAGGAACTACCATGCTGTTAGGAGGCTGTGGGGGGTCGAGGTTGCTGTGGTTCAGTCCCCTCTTGAGCTCTTGGCGTTGCAAGACTGGCTTATGTGGGCAGATGTTATAATAGACGCGGTCCTAGGCACGGGGATTAGGGGCGCATTGAGGGAGCCGCACGCAACGGCGATTGAGCTCATGAACATCGCCCCGGCGCCTAAGGTGGCGGTGGATATCCCAAGCGGCTTAGACCCCGACACGGGCGAGGTGAGAGACAAGGCAGTGAAGGCGGCTCTCACCGTGACTTTCCACAAGGCGAAGAAGGGACTCCTCGCCCCCAGCGCGGCGCGGTACGTGGGGGAGCTGGTGGTGGAGCCGATTGGCATTCCGCCTGAGGCAGAGGTCATAGTCGGCCCCGGCGACTTTGCCTACCTGAACTTCTCCCGGAGAGCCGACTCGAAAAAGGGCGACCACGGTCGGGTTCTAGTGGTGGGAGGCTCCTTGGAGTACTCCGGCGCTCCGGTATTTGTGGCTAAAGCCGCCTTGAGGGCTGGGGTGGATCTCGCAGTGATCGCCGCGCCGGAGCCGGCGGCTTATGCGGCAAAGGCCATGGGCCCCGACGTGATAGCAGTGCCCCTAGAAGGCCCCCGGCTATCGCTGAGACACGTTGAAAAGATCGCCTCTTTGGCGGAGAGATTTGACGTAGTGGCTATTGGCCCCGGCCTCGGCACAGAGGGGGAGACCCCAGACGCCGTTAGGGAAATCTTCAAGAGGCTCGCCGGCAGAAAACCGCTGGTGGTAGACGCAGACGCCTTGAAGGCGCTAAGGGGCGAAAAGGCGGCGGGGGTTACTATCTATACGCCCCACGCCGGGGAGTTCAAGGCGCTTACGGGAATTGAGCCGCCTGAAGCCCTTAGGGAGAGGGCAGAGGTCGTGAAGCAACAAGCCGCATCAATAGGCGCAGTCATTTTGCTAAAGGGCAGATACGACGTCATATCCGACGGGGTCAAGGTGAAGATAAACGCCACAGGCACCCCCGCCATGACTGTCGGCGGCACCGGCGACGTGTTGACGGGGCTAGTCGCGGCGTTTTTGACAAAAACTACAAACCCTCTAGAGGCGGCAGCGGTGGCCGCCTTCGTCAATGGGCTGGCAGGAGAGGAGGCGGCCGCCCAGTTATGCTTCCAC